The Methanoregula boonei 6A8 genome has a window encoding:
- a CDS encoding CARDB domain-containing protein, whose product MIQTIHPRATPDNGKLSPTERPAGQMQERVRQKKFPGSVSGIFLLLAVTLGIFAIPVSAYPTPYSLSADSSVYVSNVTYYPGAFFSGDSGTVTYQVINGNTNTSMVVNHASFSDTDIRLTSGTYDSSQNIGPLQTEPFTFSITTNASDGNYYPTFSLSFQDGESMHYQGLVKVDNRPLVMTIQDQPDAYTQGKKNTISVQIANPRSDDVHNVIFTVSGDGATLTPSQTYIGDLPSGAMTLVNFTVTPNAPTTLNLVVGYDNGDNAHSIDSTLPIQFTTDKQQADPVMSNIVITANGTVYTVNGDSTNAGLLNANGVTITALSPAVPEDPYQNYVIGTLKPDDFGSFELTFSVPEGTKSIPLKQSFKDSDGNVITSTQDIDLTTAQQASQSNAGPGMLPVLVVVAIVVIGAGGYLYMKKNRKQ is encoded by the coding sequence ATGATCCAGACCATACACCCACGGGCCACTCCCGATAACGGGAAACTTTCCCCAACGGAAAGACCGGCCGGCCAGATGCAGGAAAGAGTGAGACAAAAAAAATTCCCCGGCTCCGTGAGCGGGATATTTTTGCTCCTTGCCGTTACGCTGGGGATCTTTGCGATTCCGGTGTCTGCCTACCCTACGCCTTATTCTCTCTCGGCAGATTCCAGCGTATATGTCTCTAATGTTACGTATTACCCGGGCGCTTTTTTTTCCGGTGACAGCGGTACGGTCACGTACCAGGTGATCAACGGCAATACCAACACGAGCATGGTGGTAAATCATGCATCGTTCAGCGATACCGATATCCGGCTGACAAGCGGTACCTATGATTCCTCGCAAAACATCGGTCCTCTCCAGACAGAGCCGTTTACGTTTTCGATTACCACCAATGCGAGTGACGGCAACTACTACCCCACCTTCTCCCTTTCGTTCCAGGATGGCGAGTCCATGCACTACCAAGGACTGGTCAAGGTGGATAACCGCCCGCTGGTCATGACCATCCAGGACCAGCCGGATGCCTATACCCAGGGAAAGAAGAACACGATCAGCGTGCAGATCGCAAACCCCCGGTCCGACGATGTACACAATGTGATCTTCACGGTTTCCGGTGATGGCGCTACACTTACGCCATCGCAGACCTATATTGGGGACCTCCCGTCAGGAGCCATGACGCTGGTCAATTTCACGGTTACACCAAATGCACCCACCACCCTGAACCTGGTGGTCGGTTACGACAATGGCGATAACGCACACAGCATCGATTCGACCCTTCCAATCCAGTTCACCACAGACAAGCAGCAGGCCGACCCGGTGATGAGCAACATCGTTATTACCGCCAATGGCACGGTCTACACGGTCAACGGTGATTCAACCAATGCCGGACTTTTAAATGCAAATGGTGTAACGATCACCGCTCTTTCCCCGGCAGTTCCGGAAGATCCCTACCAGAATTACGTGATCGGGACACTCAAACCTGACGATTTCGGCAGTTTCGAACTTACCTTCTCCGTCCCTGAGGGAACAAAGAGCATTCCCCTCAAGCAGTCCTTCAAGGATAGTGACGGCAACGTGATCACTTCAACCCAGGATATTGACCTGACAACTGCCCAGCAGGCTTCGCAAAGCAATGCCGGTCCGGGAATGCTCCCGGTGCTTGTCGTTGTTGCCATTGTCGTGATCGGTGCGGGCGGCTACCTGTATATGAAAAAGAATCGGAAACAGTGA
- a CDS encoding TrmB family transcriptional regulator encodes MESVSPDLVKALNELGLSTTEAVVYAALVLYDNAEAKDLIEYLSLSKPSVYEALDRLSDIGLAVKRVSKPARYSPVSPHLAIDLILGSHRKAADRALAELEKLEHLKVGTEKEEALWTIYGDKSTEYKIRDLFRKAKKEIGCMIGERYLPCLEDIHIKDIPLQLLVISEKPGLEQKLKEQFPGKKASIRVISPAAFSTPPPFAPPEFKEMQKLMTVENILELIVDNEEMLLVPPFITNTISVLNTRNKGAVLQIKMMNQMNWKRFIKGGEGDAFPSSPQPAPGKNQKPGS; translated from the coding sequence ATGGAGAGCGTCTCCCCGGATCTGGTAAAAGCACTCAACGAGCTCGGGCTCTCGACCACAGAGGCTGTTGTCTACGCTGCGCTGGTCCTGTATGACAACGCGGAAGCAAAAGATCTCATCGAATATCTCTCGCTGTCCAAGCCAAGCGTGTACGAGGCACTTGACCGCTTGTCAGATATCGGACTTGCCGTAAAAAGGGTCTCAAAGCCGGCGCGGTACAGCCCGGTATCCCCGCATCTTGCCATCGATCTGATTTTGGGCAGTCACCGGAAAGCCGCAGACCGGGCACTTGCCGAGCTTGAAAAACTGGAGCACTTAAAGGTCGGGACCGAAAAAGAGGAAGCGCTCTGGACCATTTACGGGGACAAGAGCACGGAGTATAAGATCCGCGATCTTTTCAGGAAAGCAAAAAAGGAGATCGGGTGCATGATCGGGGAACGGTATCTCCCATGCCTCGAGGATATCCACATAAAGGATATCCCGCTGCAGCTGCTCGTTATATCCGAAAAACCCGGTCTCGAACAAAAACTAAAAGAGCAGTTCCCGGGAAAGAAAGCCTCCATCCGTGTCATCTCCCCGGCAGCATTTTCAACCCCTCCTCCCTTTGCCCCCCCGGAGTTTAAAGAGATGCAGAAGCTCATGACGGTTGAAAACATCCTTGAACTGATCGTTGACAATGAAGAAATGCTCTTAGTCCCGCCGTTTATTACCAACACCATCTCGGTTCTCAACACGCGGAACAAGGGTGCGGTTCTCCAGATCAAAATGATGAACCAGATGAACTGGAAGCGTTTCATTAAAGGAGGGGAGGGGGATGCGTTTCCTTCTTCCCCGCAGCCGGCCCCCGGGAAGAATCAAAAGCCGGGCAGTTAG
- a CDS encoding sensor histidine kinase: protein MAKPFRQHYESFLRYAPLSIVGVCLLASVGWIAASDYLTYYFVRGNQNFFMISIAADLAYICFITVFLYVAIRYYLNEIQTVNRRAYETLKQSEQDCRITNHKLHLMTDIAYQDIQNKINSVIAFSDMSRSKTPEQREAFRQKGVQQLKQVLDLIAKTKDYQQMGVERETWVDVQETVKTQWAHVDSPPGVTMSADVHGLRIYTDPVIERVFFNLMSNAIKHGKTTKHISVSVEETDGGAVLRFEDNGIGIAAAHKPQIFERIVGGPGKFHLFFVRECLTLYGMSIAETGEEGKGARFEIRIPWKMCQVA, encoded by the coding sequence ATGGCCAAGCCTTTCAGACAACATTATGAATCGTTTTTGCGGTATGCCCCGCTCAGTATCGTTGGGGTCTGCCTGTTGGCCAGTGTCGGCTGGATTGCCGCTTCTGATTACCTGACCTATTACTTCGTCCGCGGCAACCAGAATTTTTTCATGATATCCATCGCAGCCGATCTGGCATATATCTGTTTTATCACGGTATTCCTGTATGTGGCTATCCGGTATTACCTCAATGAGATCCAGACGGTAAACCGGCGCGCATACGAAACACTGAAACAAAGCGAGCAGGACTGCCGGATTACCAATCACAAACTTCACCTGATGACAGATATCGCGTACCAGGATATCCAGAATAAGATCAACAGCGTGATCGCATTCTCCGATATGAGCAGGAGCAAGACCCCGGAGCAGCGCGAGGCATTCCGGCAGAAAGGGGTCCAGCAGCTTAAACAGGTTCTCGATCTCATCGCCAAGACCAAGGATTACCAGCAGATGGGGGTGGAGCGCGAGACGTGGGTTGATGTGCAGGAAACCGTGAAAACCCAGTGGGCCCATGTGGATTCGCCGCCGGGTGTCACCATGTCTGCGGACGTGCACGGGTTACGGATCTATACCGATCCGGTGATCGAGCGCGTATTTTTCAACCTCATGAGCAATGCCATCAAGCACGGCAAAACCACGAAACATATCAGCGTATCCGTGGAGGAAACCGATGGCGGTGCGGTGCTCCGGTTTGAGGATAACGGGATCGGCATTGCAGCCGCACATAAACCGCAGATCTTCGAGCGGATTGTAGGCGGTCCCGGCAAGTTCCACCTGTTCTTTGTCAGGGAATGCCTGACCCTGTACGGGATGTCCATCGCAGAGACCGGGGAAGAGGGGAAAGGCGCCCGGTTTGAGATCCGCATCCCGTGGAAGATGTGCCAGGTGGCATAA
- a CDS encoding type I restriction endonuclease subunit R, producing the protein MSEEPEVVTRKKRIDPQLRAAGWTIAPYQAGMDLSRYSRYALEEFPTTNGPADYALCLDGKIVAVIEAKKLTLGPQNVLTQAERYAQGISGSPFNYSGFRVPFIYSTNGEIIWYHDLRNSLNRSSTVSHFHTPDALAERLKDKFESSCQHLFEWENVHPMIRPYQAEANAAIEQAIRDRKRQMLVAMATGTGKTYTMVNETFRLMESGVAKRILFLVDRRALAAQAVKAFASFEARPGLKFDKSYEVYSQRFFREDFEEEEKFDPKVLPSNYLLEPKPGLAFVYVCTIQRMTINLFGRNAVFGSSDEPIDEDAEQMDIPIHAFDLIIADECHRGYTAAEQSVWRKTLDHFDAIKIGLTATPAAHTMAYFREIVYKYDYARAVREGFLVDYDAVALDSNVRMNGIFLQAGEQVGVIDASSGAQSFDNMEDERQFDTTEVERSITSPDSNRKILSEIRKYAEEHEQRFGRFPKILIFAVNDLSHTSHADQLVDIARDVFGKGDSFVQKITGKVDRPLQHIREFRNRPMPAVVVTVDMLSTGVDIPDLEFIVFLRPVKSRILFEQMLGRGTRRGERCPDKSHFVVFDCFGGTLLDYFRQATGITAEPPEKETRSIVQVIKDVWDNRDRDYNIRVLVRRLQRIDKEMSGHARDLFAAYVPLGDLKRYASDLTHALGQDFTGTMTLLRNPACQDLLLHYPRPERSLLVAYENVDTVSSRYLIRDSAGHEYKPEDYLTAFSTFVKENPEHIEAIRILLDRPKDWGTDALSELKQKLAATRYRFTVENLQMAHKVRYNKALVDIISMVKHAAREEEPLCTAEQRIHRVFDKMSLATSLTPEQQQWLDKIREHLIANLSISKDDFDSIPIFANVGGWGKANRVFDGQLPDLIRQWNEAIAA; encoded by the coding sequence ATGAGCGAAGAGCCTGAGGTAGTGACGCGGAAAAAAAGGATCGATCCCCAGCTGAGAGCTGCGGGATGGACCATTGCACCCTATCAGGCAGGCATGGATCTCTCCCGGTATTCCCGGTACGCCCTTGAGGAATTTCCAACCACTAATGGACCGGCCGATTATGCACTCTGCCTTGACGGGAAGATCGTTGCCGTAATCGAGGCAAAGAAACTCACGCTCGGCCCGCAGAATGTTCTCACCCAGGCCGAGCGGTACGCTCAGGGGATCTCCGGCAGCCCGTTCAATTATTCCGGGTTCCGCGTCCCTTTTATCTATTCAACCAATGGCGAGATCATCTGGTACCACGATCTCCGCAACTCTTTGAACCGGTCCAGCACGGTTTCGCATTTTCATACCCCTGACGCACTTGCTGAACGGCTGAAGGATAAATTCGAGTCTTCATGCCAGCACCTTTTTGAATGGGAAAATGTGCACCCGATGATCCGCCCCTACCAGGCCGAAGCGAACGCGGCAATCGAGCAGGCCATCCGGGACCGGAAGCGCCAGATGCTTGTGGCGATGGCGACCGGGACTGGCAAGACCTACACGATGGTAAACGAGACGTTCCGGCTGATGGAATCCGGTGTGGCCAAGAGGATCCTGTTTCTTGTGGATCGCCGGGCTCTTGCTGCTCAGGCAGTCAAGGCGTTTGCGTCCTTTGAAGCACGGCCGGGGCTGAAGTTCGACAAATCGTACGAGGTCTACAGCCAGAGGTTTTTCCGGGAGGATTTTGAGGAGGAAGAGAAGTTCGATCCCAAAGTACTTCCCTCGAATTATCTTCTTGAGCCAAAACCCGGTCTTGCATTTGTTTATGTCTGCACGATCCAGCGGATGACGATCAATCTCTTCGGGCGTAATGCGGTTTTTGGTTCCAGCGATGAACCGATCGATGAGGATGCCGAGCAGATGGATATCCCGATCCATGCCTTTGATCTCATTATTGCTGACGAGTGCCACCGGGGATATACCGCTGCGGAACAATCGGTGTGGCGTAAAACGCTCGATCATTTCGATGCGATCAAGATCGGCCTGACGGCAACACCGGCGGCTCATACAATGGCATATTTCCGGGAGATTGTGTACAAGTATGATTATGCCCGGGCTGTGCGGGAAGGATTCCTTGTCGATTACGATGCAGTTGCGCTTGATTCGAACGTGCGGATGAACGGGATCTTCCTGCAGGCCGGCGAGCAGGTCGGGGTGATCGATGCATCATCGGGTGCCCAATCGTTCGACAACATGGAGGACGAGCGGCAGTTTGATACAACTGAAGTCGAGCGTTCGATTACCTCGCCGGATTCCAACCGGAAGATCCTTTCCGAGATCCGGAAGTACGCAGAAGAGCACGAGCAGCGGTTCGGAAGGTTCCCGAAAATCCTGATCTTTGCCGTGAATGACCTGTCGCATACCTCTCATGCAGACCAGCTGGTGGATATTGCCCGGGACGTGTTCGGGAAAGGTGATTCGTTTGTCCAGAAGATCACAGGCAAGGTTGACCGGCCTCTCCAGCATATCCGCGAGTTCAGGAACCGGCCAATGCCTGCCGTTGTGGTGACGGTGGACATGCTCTCAACCGGTGTCGATATCCCGGACCTGGAGTTCATTGTTTTCCTGCGGCCGGTGAAATCCCGTATCCTCTTCGAGCAGATGCTTGGCCGGGGAACACGCAGGGGCGAGCGATGCCCGGATAAATCCCACTTTGTTGTCTTCGATTGTTTTGGCGGGACGCTGCTTGATTATTTCCGGCAGGCAACCGGGATCACCGCTGAGCCTCCCGAGAAGGAGACACGATCGATCGTGCAGGTCATCAAGGATGTCTGGGACAACCGGGACCGGGACTATAATATCCGGGTACTGGTCCGGAGACTCCAGCGGATCGACAAAGAGATGAGCGGACATGCCCGCGACCTGTTCGCTGCATATGTTCCGCTGGGCGACCTGAAACGCTATGCAAGCGATCTTACCCATGCCCTCGGGCAGGATTTCACCGGAACGATGACCCTTCTCCGGAACCCGGCATGCCAGGACCTGCTGCTTCACTATCCCCGGCCCGAGCGCTCGCTGCTGGTTGCGTACGAGAATGTGGATACAGTCAGTTCCCGGTATTTGATCCGGGACTCAGCGGGACACGAATACAAGCCGGAGGATTATCTCACAGCGTTCTCAACTTTTGTTAAGGAAAACCCGGAACATATCGAGGCAATCCGGATCCTGCTGGACCGGCCAAAAGACTGGGGAACGGACGCACTCTCCGAGTTAAAGCAGAAACTTGCGGCCACCCGGTACCGGTTCACGGTCGAAAACCTCCAGATGGCACACAAGGTGCGGTACAACAAGGCGCTCGTGGATATCATCTCGATGGTAAAACACGCCGCCCGCGAGGAGGAGCCGCTCTGTACTGCAGAGCAGCGGATCCACCGGGTCTTCGACAAGATGTCCCTTGCCACCTCATTGACTCCCGAGCAGCAGCAGTGGCTCGATAAAATCCGTGAACATTTAATTGCGAACCTCTCAATCAGTAAGGACGACTTTGATAGCATCCCGATCTTTGCGAATGTCGGCGGGTGGGGCAAAGCGAACCGGGTCTTTGACGGGCAGCTGCCCGACCTGATCCGGCAGTGGAATGAGGCTATTGCAGCATGA
- a CDS encoding class I SAM-dependent DNA methyltransferase → MSDVVQKLWGFCHTLRHDGIDYGDYIEQITYLLFIKMADERGVKLPEGCDWKTLMEKSGTNLSDHYVDVLRTLGQQPGLLGDIFAGALSRFTNPVNLKKLIGLIDETAWTELNVDVKAEAFEGLLEKAASEGKKGAGQYFTPRILIQSIVRCMKPDPRKKADFAICDPACGTGGFLVCSYEWLLEQTKGGALDRDVAKRVLKDTYFGQELVARPRRLALMNLFLHNVEPVIKYGDSIYENPDNRRFDVVLTNPPFGTKGANQAPDRDDFVVSTSNKQLNFVQHVMTILKPGGRAAVVVPDNVLFADQAGEVFKVLTEDCNLHTILRLPNGTFTPYSPGTKTNVLFFTKGFPTETIWVYDDRTNVPGITKKDRPLTPEYFAEFEKVYGADPNGGSKRNAADSKEDRWHSFHLSEVKERNYKIDSLKWLKDDSLDDADDLPEPEELATDAIAELRGAMDELQNVVVLLENGNGNGANEQ, encoded by the coding sequence ATGAGTGACGTTGTCCAAAAACTGTGGGGGTTCTGCCACACCCTGCGGCATGACGGTATCGATTACGGGGATTATATCGAGCAGATCACGTATCTCCTGTTCATCAAAATGGCCGATGAGCGGGGCGTGAAACTTCCCGAAGGCTGCGACTGGAAAACCCTCATGGAGAAGTCCGGGACCAACCTCTCCGATCATTACGTGGACGTACTACGGACGCTCGGGCAGCAGCCCGGTCTTCTTGGCGATATCTTTGCCGGTGCTCTTTCGCGGTTCACCAACCCGGTGAACTTAAAGAAACTGATCGGTCTGATCGATGAGACCGCATGGACCGAACTCAACGTTGACGTGAAGGCCGAAGCGTTCGAGGGGCTTCTTGAAAAGGCGGCGAGCGAGGGAAAGAAGGGTGCCGGCCAGTACTTTACGCCGCGTATCCTGATCCAGTCGATTGTCCGGTGCATGAAACCCGATCCCCGGAAGAAAGCGGATTTTGCGATCTGCGATCCCGCGTGCGGGACCGGCGGGTTCCTTGTCTGCTCGTACGAATGGCTGCTGGAACAGACCAAAGGCGGAGCACTGGATCGCGATGTGGCGAAACGTGTCCTGAAGGATACGTACTTCGGGCAGGAACTTGTTGCCCGGCCGCGCCGCTTAGCGCTGATGAACCTCTTTCTCCACAATGTCGAACCCGTGATCAAATACGGGGACTCGATCTACGAGAACCCGGACAACCGGCGCTTTGATGTGGTGCTGACCAACCCGCCATTTGGGACAAAAGGCGCAAACCAGGCACCGGACCGGGATGACTTCGTGGTCTCCACGTCCAACAAGCAGCTCAATTTCGTGCAGCACGTGATGACGATCTTAAAACCCGGCGGACGGGCGGCGGTCGTGGTGCCGGACAACGTGCTCTTTGCTGACCAGGCCGGCGAAGTGTTCAAGGTACTGACCGAGGACTGCAACCTCCACACGATCCTAAGGCTCCCGAACGGCACCTTCACCCCCTATTCCCCGGGCACGAAAACAAACGTCCTCTTCTTCACAAAGGGTTTCCCCACCGAAACGATCTGGGTGTATGACGACCGGACGAACGTGCCGGGGATCACGAAGAAGGACCGGCCCTTAACACCCGAATATTTCGCGGAGTTCGAAAAAGTATACGGCGCCGACCCGAACGGCGGCTCGAAGCGCAATGCAGCTGACTCGAAAGAAGATCGCTGGCACTCGTTCCACCTCAGCGAGGTCAAGGAGCGGAACTACAAGATCGATTCGCTCAAGTGGCTCAAGGACGATTCGCTCGATGATGCAGACGACCTGCCGGAGCCGGAGGAACTCGCCACCGATGCGATTGCGGAGCTGCGGGGAGCGATGGACGAGCTCCAGAATGTTGTGGTGCTGCTGGAGAACGGTAATGGAAATGGAGCGAATGAACAGTGA
- a CDS encoding restriction endonuclease subunit S gives MSLTVPVAEIINSSTNPLLAIDPSWERVPLGKIAKVLNGFAFKSELFNDKKGTPLIRIRDIGNNKTECYYDGVFDEAYVIHPGDLLVGMDGDFNCSTWRGPKALLNQRVCKIEVNIEQYNRKFLEYVLPGYLKAINENTSSQTVKHLSSRSISEILLPNPPLTEQQRIVARVEALLSHVNAARERLSRVPLIMKKFRQAVLAAACSGGLTEGWRKENPDIEEANKLVKRLESIRKQFKIREISSIDNLELSDLPDSWTWIRLANIAIVMDPDHKMPKSSDGGIIFISPKDFKENYQIDMTKTKRISDEEFLRLSKKFVPRPLDILYSRIGADLGKARKAPQDIKFHISYSLAVIRQLGEMENSDYLFWLLNSMFIRNQAFENVRSIGVPDLGLRDIDNFIIPLPPLAEQYEIVRRVGLLFERADAIDREVEAATRRCERLTQAVLGKAFRGELTRNL, from the coding sequence GTGAGCCTGACAGTTCCCGTTGCTGAAATTATCAATAGTTCAACAAATCCTCTACTTGCGATTGATCCCTCTTGGGAGCGCGTGCCTCTTGGAAAAATCGCAAAAGTACTGAATGGTTTTGCATTTAAATCAGAATTGTTTAACGATAAAAAAGGTACGCCTCTTATCCGCATTCGGGATATCGGAAATAACAAAACAGAGTGTTATTATGACGGTGTATTCGATGAAGCATATGTCATACATCCGGGGGATTTGCTCGTAGGGATGGATGGGGATTTCAATTGTTCTACATGGCGAGGTCCAAAAGCCTTACTCAATCAACGGGTTTGTAAAATTGAAGTTAATATTGAACAATACAACAGAAAATTTTTAGAATATGTTTTACCGGGATATCTGAAAGCTATCAATGAAAATACCTCTTCGCAAACAGTGAAACATCTATCGTCACGATCAATCTCTGAAATACTTCTTCCAAATCCTCCACTAACCGAACAGCAGCGCATCGTCGCCCGTGTCGAAGCCCTCCTGTCGCACGTCAACGCCGCCCGCGAACGGCTGAGCCGGGTGCCGTTGATCATGAAAAAGTTCCGGCAGGCAGTGCTCGCGGCGGCGTGTAGTGGAGGGTTGACGGAGGGGTGGAGAAAGGAGAATCCGGATATTGAAGAAGCAAATAAATTAGTCAAACGTCTAGAATCTATAAGAAAGCAATTTAAAATCCGCGAAATTTCTTCAATAGATAATTTAGAATTATCTGACCTGCCAGATTCTTGGACTTGGATTCGTTTAGCTAATATTGCTATCGTAATGGATCCTGATCATAAAATGCCAAAAAGTTCAGACGGTGGAATAATCTTTATTTCTCCAAAAGACTTCAAAGAAAATTATCAAATTGATATGACAAAAACAAAACGGATATCCGATGAAGAGTTTTTAAGATTATCTAAAAAATTCGTCCCTAGACCGTTGGATATTTTATATTCAAGAATTGGCGCAGATTTGGGGAAAGCAAGAAAAGCACCCCAAGATATCAAATTTCATATATCATATAGTTTGGCGGTAATCCGACAACTGGGTGAAATGGAAAATTCTGATTATTTGTTTTGGTTATTAAATTCAATGTTTATTAGGAATCAGGCATTCGAGAATGTGCGAAGCATCGGCGTTCCTGATTTGGGATTAAGGGATATTGATAATTTTATAATCCCCCTCCCACCCCTTGCCGAGCAGTACGAGATCGTCCGGCGTGTCGGTTTACTGTTTGAGCGTGCGGATGCCATTGATCGCGAGGTTGAAGCGGCGACCCGGCGGTGCGAGCGGTTGACGCAGGCGGTACTGGGGAAGGCGTTCAGAGGAGAATTAACGAGGAATTTATGA
- a CDS encoding amidohydrolase family protein produces the protein MAKKAAAPRSRDPGPLRTITLEEHYASPAFLNGPGKKLRGQPVLPGNVGRRNIVDDLLDLGEERIGWMDAAGIDLQVLSLTDPSVQQLDAAAAKDLAREANDYLAAAVLRHPDRFAGFATLPTAAPDAAADELERMVKEHGFVGGWINGHTHGRYLDDKFFWPILERAEMLGVPLCIHPTPPPAPVTEAYYAGFSPEVTFGLSRHGWGWHIETAVHVLRLILGGAFDQYPDLRIVIGHLGESLPFMMPRLNRGLPKEVTKLDKTVAEYLQENVYYSFSGFNFTPTFLDLYLQVGADRIMFSADYPYGSMAEARTFLDHLPVSDADKHKIAHGNAERLLKI, from the coding sequence ATGGCAAAGAAGGCAGCTGCACCCCGTTCCCGTGATCCCGGCCCGTTGAGGACGATCACGCTTGAAGAGCACTATGCAAGCCCGGCATTTCTGAACGGCCCGGGGAAAAAACTCCGCGGACAGCCCGTGTTGCCGGGGAATGTGGGCCGCAGGAATATTGTCGACGACCTGCTGGACCTTGGGGAGGAGCGGATCGGCTGGATGGATGCCGCGGGTATCGATCTGCAGGTATTGTCGCTGACCGATCCTTCGGTGCAACAGCTCGACGCTGCTGCGGCAAAAGACCTGGCGCGTGAAGCAAATGACTATCTTGCGGCGGCAGTGCTCCGGCACCCGGACCGGTTTGCCGGGTTTGCCACGCTGCCGACCGCCGCGCCGGATGCTGCCGCGGACGAACTGGAACGCATGGTTAAAGAGCATGGCTTTGTGGGAGGATGGATCAACGGGCATACGCACGGTCGTTATCTCGATGACAAATTCTTCTGGCCGATCCTTGAACGCGCCGAAATGCTCGGGGTCCCGCTCTGCATCCACCCGACACCGCCGCCCGCGCCGGTAACTGAAGCCTATTACGCAGGTTTTTCACCGGAGGTAACCTTTGGCCTGTCCCGGCACGGGTGGGGCTGGCATATCGAGACCGCGGTCCACGTCCTCCGCCTGATCCTTGGCGGGGCGTTCGACCAGTACCCGGATCTCCGGATCGTGATTGGTCACCTGGGAGAATCCCTCCCGTTCATGATGCCCCGGCTTAACCGGGGATTACCAAAGGAGGTAACAAAGCTGGACAAAACCGTTGCGGAGTATCTCCAGGAAAATGTGTACTATTCCTTCAGCGGGTTCAACTTTACCCCGACCTTCCTGGATCTCTACCTCCAGGTCGGGGCCGACCGGATAATGTTCTCCGCCGATTATCCCTACGGCTCGATGGCGGAAGCCCGCACCTTCCTGGATCATTTGCCCGTGAGCGACGCGGACAAGCATAAGATAGCGCACGGAAACGCGGAGCGATTACTGAAAATCTGA
- a CDS encoding DUF362 domain-containing protein: protein MTGQGQTDIFIADATDRIGGLHAILEEFDLSVLSGAGVALKANFNSDDPFPASTHIDMLRGIADSILNEGPAHLTLAERSGMGATRTVLENRGVFSLAQELGFSVVVLDEIERNGWQEIQAPGLHWQRGFFIANVFTWADRVIQTCCLKTHRYGGHFTMSLKNSVGLVAKRVPGLDYDFMGELHTSPHQRAMIAEINTFYSTDLVLMDATEGFATGGPDKGKLIRPNVIIGGRDRVAIDATGVALLRSFGTSHDVSEGTIFSQEQIARASELGIGVTSADQIRLVPLDAASEPVAEKIQAQLDSGV from the coding sequence ATGACCGGGCAAGGGCAGACAGACATTTTTATCGCGGATGCGACTGACCGTATCGGCGGGCTTCACGCAATCCTTGAGGAGTTCGATCTCTCCGTATTGTCAGGAGCCGGCGTGGCTCTCAAGGCAAATTTCAACAGTGACGACCCATTCCCTGCTTCGACACATATCGATATGCTGCGGGGGATTGCAGATTCCATCCTGAACGAGGGGCCGGCACATCTCACGCTTGCTGAACGCAGCGGGATGGGGGCGACAAGGACCGTGCTTGAAAACCGTGGCGTATTCTCTCTTGCACAGGAGCTCGGGTTTTCTGTTGTTGTGCTGGACGAGATCGAACGGAACGGCTGGCAGGAGATCCAGGCGCCCGGGCTTCACTGGCAACGGGGTTTTTTCATTGCCAATGTCTTTACCTGGGCAGACCGTGTTATACAAACCTGCTGCCTCAAGACCCACCGGTACGGGGGACATTTCACGATGTCGCTAAAAAATTCTGTCGGCCTTGTCGCAAAGCGGGTCCCCGGCCTTGATTACGACTTCATGGGCGAACTGCACACCTCGCCCCACCAGCGGGCGATGATTGCCGAGATCAACACATTTTATTCCACCGATCTCGTGCTCATGGATGCGACCGAGGGATTTGCAACCGGCGGGCCGGACAAAGGAAAACTCATTCGCCCCAACGTAATTATCGGCGGGCGGGACCGGGTTGCCATCGATGCAACCGGGGTTGCACTGCTCCGCTCCTTTGGCACGTCCCACGATGTGAGCGAGGGAACAATTTTCTCCCAGGAGCAGATCGCCCGTGCCTCTGAGTTAGGAATAGGTGTTACTTCCGCGGATCAGATCCGTCTTGTTCCGCTCGATGCAGCATCAGAACCTGTTGCGGAAAAGATCCAGGCACAGCTCGATTCCGGGGTGTGA